In Mustela nigripes isolate SB6536 chromosome 12, MUSNIG.SB6536, whole genome shotgun sequence, one DNA window encodes the following:
- the LOC132028105 gene encoding olfactory receptor 2L8-like has product MEYNNQTSTDFFLSGLFPPSRIGLIFFILIVLIFLMALFGNLSMIILILVDTHLHTPMYYLLSQLSLMDLNYISTIVPKMAFDYLFGNKTISFIGCGVQSFFFLTLAGGEGLLLASMAYDRYVAICSPLHYPIHMSKRICALMIIGSWIMGSINSCAHTVYALHIPYCRSRTINHFFCDVPAMLTLACMDTWVYEYTVFVSTTLLIVFPFIGIACSYGRVLFAISRMQSTEGRKKAYSTCSTHLTVVTFYYAPFAYTYLRPRSLRSPTEDKALAVFYTILTPMLNPIIYSLRNREVIGALRRLIQRMCSIKM; this is encoded by the coding sequence ATGGAATATAATAACCAAACTTCCACAGATTTCTTCTTATCGGGGTTGTTTCCACCATCAAGAATTGGTTTGAtcttcttcattctcattgttctCATTTTCCTAATGGCTCTTTTTGGCAACCTGTCTATGATCATCCTCATCCTTGTGGATACCCATCTCCACACACCAATGTATTATCTACTTAGCCAGCTCTCCCTCATGGACCTGAACTACATCTCCACCATTGTCCCCAAGATGGCTTTTGATTATCTCTTTGGGAACAAGACTATTTCTTTCATTGGGTGTGGGGTTCAGAGCTTCTTCTTCTTGACTTTAGCCGGTGGAGAGGGATTATTGTTGGCTTCGATGGCCTATGATCGCTATGTGGCTATTTGCTCTCCTCTCCACTATCCCATTCATATGAGTAAAAGAATATGTGCTTTGATGATAATAGGATCTTGGATAATGGGCTCAATCAACTCCTGTGCCCACACTGTATATGCCCTCCATATACCTTACTGCCGATCCAGGACTATCAACCATTTTTTCTGTGATGTTCCCGCCATGTTGACTCTGGCCTGCATGGACACCTGGGTCTATGAGTACACAGTATTTGTAAGCACCACACTCTTGATTGTATTTCCTTTCATTGGCATTGCATGTTCTTACGGCAGGGTTCTATTTGCCATCTCCCGCATGCAGTCaacagaggggaggaagaaggcttaTTCGACCTGCAGCACCCACCTAACTGTGGTGACTTTCTACTATGCACCCTTTGCTTACACTTATTTACGCCCAAGATCCCTCCGATCTCCAACAGAGGACAAGGCACTGGCTGTCTTCTACACCATCCTGACCCCAATGCTCAACCCCATCATTTACAGCCTGAGAAACAGGGAGGTGATAGGTGCCTTGAGAAGACTAATTCAAAGAATGTGCTCTATAAAAATGTAG